Proteins encoded within one genomic window of Phototrophicus methaneseepsis:
- a CDS encoding sensor histidine kinase: MMQSPQQVWNQELRDLLLALVQCQTTEDGIQKLLRHIMMSDEVVAVFWRWMGDRTEVLAQGLPVEQVPLSPALNVQRGAIISGDVPTSLQVIAPEWALIPLDFDEKVQAVVGVFFAEQAAEDRKEYLDTCAYAGEILLSHLQHVIHYEQLIQNQSQFVRVVTHDLRTPLTSMLGFTSMLESPQVGELNERQAYYVTKILSGINQITKLVENIQDAGRYDPETGFYELDRTFTDVMELVDRTVSSYLVPAEKQNIKLQAACADNLPIMNVDVGMLDRALTNLVDNAIKYVPDGGTVTVGADVRDQHVVIWVQDNGYGISEENLTKLFQRHFRIRRREHKRVKGSGLGLFIVRSVAIRHGGDAWVESIEGEGSTFYFKIPLKGENLLSYEGTLPVDVEQ, encoded by the coding sequence ATGATGCAATCACCTCAACAGGTTTGGAACCAGGAACTGCGTGATTTGCTGCTGGCTCTTGTTCAGTGCCAGACAACGGAAGATGGGATCCAAAAGCTGCTGCGTCATATTATGATGTCGGATGAGGTTGTGGCGGTGTTCTGGCGCTGGATGGGGGATCGAACTGAAGTTCTTGCACAAGGTCTGCCTGTTGAACAGGTGCCACTCAGTCCCGCATTAAATGTGCAGCGAGGGGCCATCATCTCTGGCGATGTGCCCACATCTCTGCAAGTTATCGCCCCTGAGTGGGCGCTGATCCCACTGGATTTTGACGAAAAAGTGCAGGCTGTTGTGGGGGTATTCTTTGCAGAACAAGCCGCGGAAGATCGAAAAGAATATCTTGATACATGTGCCTACGCAGGAGAAATCTTGCTGAGCCATTTACAACATGTGATTCATTATGAGCAGTTGATTCAAAATCAAAGCCAGTTTGTGCGTGTCGTCACCCATGATCTACGAACCCCATTAACGTCAATGCTTGGTTTTACGAGTATGCTGGAATCGCCCCAGGTCGGTGAGCTTAATGAGCGGCAGGCCTATTACGTAACGAAGATTTTGTCTGGTATCAACCAGATTACGAAATTGGTTGAAAACATCCAGGATGCTGGGCGGTATGACCCTGAAACAGGTTTTTATGAACTGGATCGCACTTTTACGGACGTAATGGAACTGGTGGACCGTACGGTGTCCAGCTATCTGGTCCCTGCAGAGAAGCAGAATATCAAACTTCAGGCAGCCTGTGCGGATAATTTGCCGATCATGAATGTAGATGTTGGGATGCTTGATCGTGCTTTGACGAATCTTGTCGATAATGCCATCAAGTATGTGCCTGATGGTGGCACCGTGACTGTTGGTGCAGATGTGCGAGATCAGCATGTTGTCATCTGGGTGCAGGATAATGGCTATGGCATCAGCGAAGAGAACCTTACTAAATTGTTCCAGCGCCACTTTCGCATTCGTCGGCGCGAGCATAAACGGGTTAAAGGCAGCGGATTAGGTTTGTTCATTGTGCGCAGTGTCGCGATACGGCATGGTGGCGACGCCTGGGTAGAAAGTATTGAAGGCGAAGGCAGTACATTTTACTTCAAAATTCCGCTTAAGGGCGAAAATCTCCTTAGTTATGAGGGAACGCTCCCGGTTGATGTCGAGCAGTAA
- the mutL gene encoding DNA mismatch repair endonuclease MutL codes for MAILILDEQVISQIAAGEVVERPASVVKELVENALDAGATFVQIEVGAGGQRFIRVSDDGIGIPADEVKIAVMRHATSKLRTADDLSRIETLGFRGEALSSIAAVSRLLITTRHRDETMGMRIRLEGGQVLEASAVGAPAGTVVTVENLFFNMPARKKFLKSENTEKRLINQIVMNYAMAYPHVRFVLVHDGREIFRSPGSGQLADVVVKVFGLSQFKQMVEVDGEEIIRGRGGRIVVRGFVSEPDLNRKDRSRVILFVNGRAVQDNSLAYAVTQAYHTLLPKGRYPHAVLVISVPPDFVDVNVHPTKAEIRFEDANIAFSAVQRAVREVILGYARPAMTPRREPRWGGPVDEGRYAQMDFDFDAYEAEEATPSDYEDGPVRSRSQQPNLVDDEEMSQRPRTLPLLRVIGQIGAAYIVTEGPAGMYLIDQHGAHQRILYELLKQHIADNGTLEAFEVDTVTIDVSIAENRAVEANQSLLTQLGFIVEPFGVNVYAVRAVPEILTEGDVVTAVSHIFSVLQQTDLDTLLMHLADVAAIKRGAILTTDQMQSLVRDLERCPSPKTDPFGNTTILYLSADQLAREFGRS; via the coding sequence ATGGCGATATTGATACTTGATGAACAGGTCATCTCCCAGATTGCCGCTGGCGAAGTCGTGGAGCGGCCTGCATCTGTCGTTAAGGAGTTGGTTGAGAATGCCCTGGATGCAGGTGCGACCTTCGTCCAGATTGAAGTGGGCGCTGGTGGTCAGCGCTTCATCCGTGTGAGCGATGACGGTATTGGCATCCCGGCGGATGAAGTGAAAATCGCTGTGATGCGTCATGCAACAAGCAAACTCCGCACTGCGGATGACCTGTCGCGTATTGAGACGTTGGGCTTTCGCGGTGAAGCGTTATCCAGCATTGCGGCTGTAAGCCGGTTACTCATCACAACGCGCCACCGTGACGAAACGATGGGTATGCGGATTCGGCTGGAGGGTGGCCAGGTCCTCGAAGCCAGTGCAGTTGGTGCGCCTGCCGGTACGGTCGTCACAGTCGAGAATCTGTTTTTTAATATGCCTGCTCGTAAGAAATTTCTTAAATCGGAAAATACGGAAAAGCGGCTTATTAACCAGATCGTGATGAACTACGCGATGGCTTACCCGCATGTTCGTTTTGTCCTGGTACACGATGGACGGGAGATTTTTCGCTCGCCAGGGAGTGGTCAGCTTGCGGATGTGGTCGTAAAAGTATTTGGCCTGTCTCAGTTCAAACAGATGGTCGAGGTTGATGGCGAGGAGATCATACGTGGGCGGGGTGGCCGTATTGTGGTGCGTGGTTTCGTCTCTGAGCCGGATCTCAATCGCAAAGATCGCTCACGCGTGATCTTGTTCGTCAATGGCCGTGCTGTGCAGGATAATAGCCTTGCCTATGCGGTTACACAAGCTTATCACACACTGCTCCCAAAGGGCCGCTATCCTCATGCTGTATTGGTTATTTCAGTGCCGCCGGATTTTGTCGACGTTAATGTGCACCCCACCAAGGCGGAAATTCGTTTTGAAGATGCGAATATTGCTTTTTCCGCTGTGCAGCGAGCTGTACGCGAAGTCATCCTTGGTTATGCTCGGCCCGCGATGACGCCCAGACGTGAGCCGCGATGGGGTGGCCCCGTTGATGAGGGACGCTATGCTCAGATGGACTTCGATTTTGACGCCTATGAAGCTGAGGAAGCGACGCCAAGCGACTATGAAGACGGTCCTGTGCGATCACGGTCCCAGCAGCCAAATTTGGTCGATGATGAAGAAATGTCCCAGCGACCGCGAACACTGCCATTGCTGCGCGTTATCGGGCAGATCGGCGCTGCTTACATCGTAACAGAGGGGCCAGCAGGGATGTATTTAATTGATCAACATGGGGCTCATCAGCGCATTTTATATGAGCTGCTCAAACAACATATTGCGGATAATGGCACGCTTGAAGCCTTTGAAGTCGATACAGTGACGATTGATGTCTCTATTGCTGAAAACCGCGCGGTCGAGGCGAATCAGTCGCTGTTAACCCAACTTGGCTTTATCGTTGAGCCATTCGGCGTCAATGTTTATGCCGTGCGCGCCGTGCCTGAAATTCTGACTGAAGGCGATGTGGTCACGGCTGTCAGTCATATATTCAGTGTTTTACAGCAGACAGACCTTGATACGCTGTTGATGCATCTGGCCGATGTCGCCGCTATAAAGCGTGGCGCTATCCTGACGACAGACCAGATGCAATCGCTTGTGAGGGATTTAGAGCGCTGTCCTTCGCCCAAAACAGATCCCTTCGGCAATACGACAATTCTGTACTTGAGTGCGGATCAGCTTGCTCGTGAATTTGGCCGCTCGTAG
- a CDS encoding LysM peptidoglycan-binding domain-containing protein, with translation MTKSIKNNIRSRLPRVSIILSIPLFAMLLAACNLTAPEIMGTPTVEVLISETPTLAQTPSLTPSPIVTEENNIIPVVIASPIQESTSSAPTLVIEPSPTPGPFEHVVQDGETLLYILQQYGYFDLGPADEILRINDNITNIDVLPVNQTILIPQPTATPIPEGIELTQTAVGSGFTVEGGIVVASNTNFECHVIQEDDTLVGIAEMYNTTLEVLSMHNRQLNWSGCQFNVPSGGPGCGPLLQQGECVYAPLPTATPAPTQTPSGNETATPTPTFAPPRIISPAEGVTLSAGRVRLTWVTAGILAADETYLVEVVDRTTNGEPWNRTTRSYDITLDETLIPNDGQTHTINWRVTVVKENPGSDANTVEYVGGTGEWHTFYWQSR, from the coding sequence GTGACAAAATCAATCAAAAACAACATTCGCAGCCGTCTGCCACGTGTGAGTATCATCCTTTCGATACCGCTCTTCGCGATGCTGCTTGCTGCATGTAATTTAACTGCGCCAGAAATCATGGGAACGCCAACGGTAGAGGTCCTCATCAGCGAAACGCCGACCCTGGCGCAAACGCCTTCCTTAACGCCTTCGCCCATAGTGACGGAGGAAAATAATATTATCCCAGTTGTGATTGCCTCGCCCATTCAAGAATCGACTTCCAGCGCACCTACCCTGGTCATTGAGCCGAGCCCAACACCTGGTCCCTTTGAGCACGTCGTCCAGGATGGCGAAACCCTACTTTACATTCTGCAGCAGTATGGCTACTTCGACCTTGGGCCTGCCGATGAAATCCTACGAATCAACGACAATATTACAAATATTGATGTCCTACCCGTCAACCAGACGATTTTGATCCCCCAACCGACTGCAACGCCTATTCCAGAAGGGATAGAACTAACCCAGACAGCGGTAGGTTCTGGCTTTACGGTTGAAGGTGGGATCGTCGTTGCTTCGAACACGAACTTCGAATGTCACGTCATCCAAGAAGATGATACGCTCGTCGGTATTGCTGAAATGTACAATACAACACTAGAAGTCTTGAGCATGCATAATCGACAGTTGAATTGGTCTGGCTGCCAATTTAACGTGCCAAGTGGCGGGCCAGGTTGTGGACCGCTGTTGCAGCAAGGGGAATGTGTTTATGCGCCTCTGCCAACGGCAACACCTGCCCCAACACAGACGCCATCTGGCAATGAAACGGCAACACCAACACCAACATTTGCGCCACCGCGTATTATCTCCCCGGCGGAAGGCGTCACCCTCTCTGCTGGCAGGGTCCGGCTAACGTGGGTTACAGCGGGCATTCTAGCAGCAGATGAAACCTATCTTGTGGAAGTCGTAGACCGTACCACCAATGGTGAGCCCTGGAACCGTACAACGCGTTCTTATGATATCACGCTAGATGAAACCCTGATCCCCAACGATGGACAGACACATACTATAAACTGGCGTGTCACCGTCGTAAAGGAAAACCCCGGCTCAGATGCAAATACTGTGGAATACGTCGGCGGTACAGGGGAATGGCATACATTCTATTGGCAAAGCCGCTAG
- a CDS encoding LysM peptidoglycan-binding domain-containing protein, whose protein sequence is MAASYKICPICETPNHPNAQVCTTCGSSLDDIEPVTRADKSQVGPMHYDFRYGETDLLEDSLKRPAQTYLVITMMAAVMIVFGLVAFMIIQQPGPDNEPLVAPEQLPTDTLVPMALATVTQGPPTATASQTPTETFTPSITPTPEPCRQQIVAGSSLIQAAIQCGHRDQDVIPLILEMNGLSDANSIQAGQDIFIPWPTPTDDPNATPTATSTSLSADGTEISQADDASAELAALGIELPDDPFAPTATATLPPGVMWHTITSGENIVSIAVNYDADVKILSELNPQIDFARCEFGVRFGGPDCLVLLSQGQLIRVPAPTPTPTLSPTPDPNSTATPTPTATFNVPNAASPADRAVFEADEIVTLRWVPTASLGAGDAYRVEVTDETSGIVYAALTTDISFTIPSDWQGHIAQRHNYTWIVGIVPQDHPDQMQLPTDPRTFTWMGNVETATPETE, encoded by the coding sequence GTGGCAGCGTCGTACAAAATTTGCCCAATTTGCGAAACGCCAAATCATCCTAATGCCCAGGTTTGTACAACCTGTGGGTCTTCGCTGGATGATATTGAGCCAGTAACACGGGCAGATAAATCCCAGGTCGGCCCCATGCATTATGACTTTCGTTATGGGGAAACAGACCTGCTCGAAGATAGCTTAAAACGTCCTGCACAAACCTATCTCGTCATTACCATGATGGCGGCTGTAATGATCGTGTTTGGTCTGGTCGCATTTATGATTATCCAGCAACCAGGGCCGGATAATGAACCATTAGTCGCCCCGGAGCAGCTACCAACAGATACGCTCGTGCCTATGGCCCTGGCGACTGTCACACAAGGGCCACCCACCGCCACAGCAAGCCAGACACCAACCGAGACTTTCACACCGAGCATCACACCGACCCCAGAGCCTTGCCGTCAACAAATTGTCGCTGGCAGTTCCTTAATCCAGGCGGCTATCCAATGCGGACATCGTGATCAAGATGTAATTCCCCTCATCCTGGAAATGAACGGATTAAGTGATGCGAACAGCATCCAGGCTGGGCAAGATATCTTTATACCCTGGCCGACCCCAACAGATGACCCGAATGCAACACCGACAGCGACTTCAACGTCCCTATCGGCAGATGGCACAGAAATCAGCCAGGCTGATGACGCCAGTGCAGAGCTCGCTGCATTAGGTATTGAACTACCGGACGACCCATTCGCACCCACCGCCACAGCAACGTTACCGCCCGGTGTGATGTGGCATACAATCACTTCAGGCGAAAATATCGTCTCCATCGCAGTGAACTACGACGCCGACGTCAAAATTCTATCCGAACTTAATCCACAAATTGACTTCGCACGTTGTGAGTTTGGTGTGCGCTTTGGCGGCCCAGACTGCCTGGTTTTGCTGAGCCAAGGCCAGCTCATTCGTGTCCCTGCGCCAACCCCAACACCGACGTTATCCCCAACGCCAGACCCGAATTCAACAGCGACGCCAACGCCAACAGCAACGTTTAACGTGCCAAATGCAGCCAGCCCAGCAGATAGAGCCGTGTTCGAAGCAGATGAAATTGTCACTTTACGTTGGGTGCCAACAGCTTCTCTCGGCGCTGGCGATGCCTATCGCGTAGAAGTAACCGACGAGACCAGCGGCATCGTCTATGCAGCACTCACGACCGATATTAGCTTTACCATTCCCAGTGATTGGCAAGGTCATATCGCACAACGCCATAATTACACCTGGATCGTCGGTATTGTGCCCCAGGATCACCCTGACCAGATGCAACTGCCGACAGATCCCAGGACGTTTACCTGGATGGGTAACGTCGAGACAGCAACCCCCGAAACGGAGTAA
- a CDS encoding nucleotidyltransferase family protein — protein MIESAVIIAADATTSMSPILPDRPPILWPVLGKPMVLQAMEPLYRAGIRHFTLLLGMTDTSALNQLQRRWMPDARLNFALKMPEETLPQALERIAGEVIKSQDTPILVQNYNAFLDSEAQEALFEAATSADIVTAHYQPGTIAQPANEDALAGVATLKPHLFQSLSKSSHANTLRALLSNLNSHIPASAAIPANWAIHVQTLQDLLQINTQLLANSPDSYILSEVSANVRIVPPVHIDPQVSIGQGAVIGPNVYLERGTRIGYRARVDHAIILDRGTVDASQTVSQAIITINGRLNI, from the coding sequence TTGATCGAATCTGCCGTTATTATTGCTGCCGATGCCACCACATCCATGAGCCCCATCCTACCAGATCGTCCGCCTATTCTATGGCCGGTACTGGGTAAGCCAATGGTTTTACAGGCTATGGAACCTTTATACCGGGCAGGCATACGTCACTTTACGTTACTCCTTGGCATGACAGATACCAGCGCCCTCAACCAGCTACAACGCCGTTGGATGCCAGATGCCAGACTCAATTTCGCCCTTAAAATGCCGGAAGAAACGCTACCCCAGGCTCTAGAGCGCATCGCGGGAGAAGTTATTAAAAGCCAGGATACGCCTATCCTCGTGCAGAATTACAACGCGTTTCTGGATAGCGAAGCCCAGGAAGCGCTATTCGAAGCGGCGACCTCTGCCGATATTGTCACAGCACATTATCAGCCTGGGACTATAGCTCAGCCCGCAAATGAAGACGCTTTAGCAGGTGTTGCCACCTTAAAACCACACCTATTCCAGAGCCTCAGTAAATCGTCCCATGCCAATACACTGCGTGCCCTGCTGAGTAATCTGAACAGCCATATTCCAGCGAGCGCAGCCATTCCAGCGAATTGGGCAATCCATGTACAAACGCTGCAAGACTTACTGCAAATCAACACACAACTTCTCGCAAACTCGCCAGATTCCTACATTCTGAGCGAAGTCTCTGCCAATGTGCGCATTGTTCCGCCTGTGCATATTGACCCGCAAGTCAGCATAGGCCAGGGTGCCGTCATCGGCCCTAATGTCTATCTCGAGCGAGGAACGCGCATTGGCTACCGGGCGCGCGTTGATCATGCCATCATCCTGGATCGCGGCACAGTGGATGCCAGCCAAACGGTTTCTCAGGCCATTATCACAATTAACGGACGCCTGAATATTTAA
- a CDS encoding HEAT repeat domain-containing protein, with amino-acid sequence MASNRQRIIDYHISRLSDKRTEVRLETIQELVLMNATEALEALHHVYETDIDETVKRAAQRAGRVLYQHKVANNSTNNS; translated from the coding sequence GTGGCGTCGAACAGGCAACGGATAATTGATTACCACATTAGCCGTCTGAGTGACAAACGCACTGAAGTACGTCTGGAGACAATCCAGGAATTGGTGTTGATGAACGCGACAGAAGCCTTAGAGGCGTTGCATCATGTGTATGAAACGGATATCGATGAAACTGTGAAACGTGCTGCACAGCGCGCCGGGCGTGTCCTGTATCAACATAAGGTGGCAAATAATAGCACAAATAATTCTTGA
- a CDS encoding valine--tRNA ligase codes for MTPATQKEMPANFNFQEEESRLYEWWEENGWFKPEHAPEDAETFTISMPPPNVTGVLHLGHALFASLQDLMIRYERMRGKAALWVPGTDHAGIATQLQVEKMLREEGTSRHDIGRDAFLERTWAWKEEKGGTIVEQLRRIGASCDWDRERFTLDEGLSEAVQEVFVRLWEQGRIYRGPRLVNWSPGLQTAVSDLEVERAEEQGKLYFFNYPLEGDESIAVATTRPETILGDTAICVHPEDERYQHLIGKTAYVPMLNREIPVIADEYVDREFGTGAVKITPAHDFNDYDIAQRHDLEMINIMNKDATLNENAGPYAGMDRFDARQKLWADMEAAGMTIKVQDHTMVVPRSQRGGEVVEPLLSTQWFVKMDDIAERALEAVRTGAIKIVPERFTKVYYHWLENIQDWCVSRQLWWGHRIPAWFREKDGDPEGEIYVGRTAPEGDGWVPEEDVLDTWFSSGLWPFSTLGWPQETPDLKRFYPTQVMETGHDILFFWVARMIMMGMWFTEEPPFDTVYLHGLVRDKTGRKFSKTLGNVIDPLLLIDQYGADPLRFTLLTSGTPGNDVNLDEARVEYTFKFVNKIWNITKLVNMNLEGELEPGLPNQSELDLPSRWVISRTQKLIDNVQYLFDAYQYGEAGNQILSFMWDEFAPWYLEMAKHPLYNGTEAEQNQTRRVMVYVLDTCLRLLHPYMPYMTESAWQYIPHEEDALIVAKWPISDKQLVDEAAETNMGIFMSLVRDIRNIRTDYNVDPGKRISAEIKPGSYRKQLEDYGYIFGRLCNVPDVSLMSDDAAAPENAASTVVNDITLYLPLEGMLDIAAECERLQKEQAKIADRISGVEKKLANEGFVSKAPEQVVQRERERLEQLQAESAQIAEQISNLCG; via the coding sequence ATGACGCCAGCAACTCAAAAAGAAATGCCAGCCAACTTCAACTTCCAGGAAGAAGAATCCCGGCTGTATGAATGGTGGGAAGAAAACGGCTGGTTTAAACCAGAACATGCACCGGAAGATGCCGAGACATTCACAATTAGCATGCCCCCGCCCAATGTAACGGGCGTTTTGCACCTGGGCCATGCGCTCTTCGCCAGCCTCCAGGACCTCATGATTCGTTATGAGCGAATGCGCGGTAAAGCGGCGCTATGGGTGCCAGGAACGGATCATGCAGGTATTGCGACCCAGCTTCAGGTCGAAAAGATGCTGCGTGAAGAAGGCACAAGCCGTCACGATATTGGCCGAGATGCCTTTTTGGAGCGCACATGGGCCTGGAAAGAAGAAAAAGGCGGTACCATCGTCGAGCAACTCCGGCGCATCGGCGCCAGTTGCGACTGGGACCGTGAGCGCTTCACACTGGATGAAGGCCTTTCAGAAGCAGTGCAAGAAGTGTTCGTACGCTTGTGGGAACAGGGCCGTATCTATCGTGGGCCGCGCCTGGTGAACTGGTCCCCGGGCCTACAAACAGCCGTCAGCGACCTAGAAGTGGAACGTGCTGAAGAACAGGGTAAGCTCTACTTTTTCAACTACCCCTTAGAGGGCGACGAATCCATTGCAGTTGCCACGACACGCCCAGAGACAATCCTGGGTGATACAGCAATTTGTGTCCATCCAGAAGATGAACGGTATCAGCATCTGATCGGCAAGACGGCGTATGTGCCCATGCTCAACCGCGAAATCCCGGTGATTGCTGATGAGTACGTGGACCGCGAATTCGGTACGGGTGCTGTGAAGATCACGCCGGCACATGACTTCAATGACTATGACATCGCACAGCGACATGATCTTGAGATGATCAACATCATGAACAAAGATGCCACGCTGAACGAGAATGCTGGCCCTTATGCGGGCATGGATCGCTTCGACGCGCGTCAAAAGCTGTGGGCCGATATGGAAGCCGCCGGCATGACCATCAAAGTGCAGGATCATACGATGGTGGTGCCACGTAGCCAACGCGGTGGCGAGGTGGTTGAGCCGCTGCTCAGTACACAGTGGTTCGTGAAGATGGATGACATCGCGGAACGCGCCCTCGAAGCTGTTCGCACCGGGGCCATTAAGATTGTGCCAGAGCGCTTCACCAAAGTGTACTATCACTGGCTGGAGAACATCCAGGATTGGTGTGTGAGCCGTCAATTATGGTGGGGACACCGCATTCCGGCCTGGTTCCGGGAAAAAGACGGCGATCCTGAAGGCGAAATCTACGTGGGCCGGACTGCCCCAGAAGGCGACGGTTGGGTGCCAGAAGAAGACGTGCTCGATACCTGGTTCAGCAGTGGCTTATGGCCGTTCAGCACACTGGGTTGGCCGCAGGAGACGCCTGATCTCAAGCGCTTCTACCCCACCCAGGTGATGGAAACCGGGCATGACATCCTATTTTTCTGGGTGGCGCGTATGATCATGATGGGTATGTGGTTCACAGAAGAACCACCCTTCGATACCGTGTACCTGCATGGCCTTGTGCGCGATAAAACAGGCCGCAAATTCAGTAAAACACTCGGCAACGTCATCGACCCACTGCTGCTTATTGACCAGTATGGGGCTGACCCATTGCGCTTTACCCTCCTGACGAGCGGCACACCCGGTAACGACGTTAACCTGGATGAAGCACGCGTGGAATATACGTTCAAATTCGTGAATAAAATCTGGAATATCACCAAGCTGGTGAATATGAACCTGGAAGGCGAGCTTGAGCCGGGCCTACCCAACCAGAGTGAACTGGATTTGCCTTCACGTTGGGTCATCAGCCGCACGCAAAAGCTCATCGATAATGTGCAGTATCTGTTCGATGCCTACCAGTACGGCGAAGCGGGCAATCAGATTCTGAGCTTTATGTGGGATGAATTCGCACCCTGGTACCTGGAAATGGCGAAGCATCCACTCTATAACGGCACCGAGGCGGAGCAGAACCAGACACGCCGTGTAATGGTCTATGTGCTGGATACCTGCCTGCGTTTACTGCATCCGTACATGCCCTACATGACGGAATCCGCATGGCAATATATCCCGCATGAAGAAGACGCTCTCATCGTCGCTAAATGGCCGATATCTGACAAGCAACTTGTCGATGAGGCGGCGGAAACCAATATGGGCATCTTCATGTCCTTGGTACGTGATATTCGCAACATCCGCACGGATTACAATGTAGACCCTGGCAAGCGCATTAGTGCAGAAATCAAGCCAGGTAGCTATCGTAAGCAGCTAGAAGATTATGGCTATATCTTCGGGCGTCTATGTAATGTGCCAGATGTTTCACTAATGAGTGACGACGCGGCAGCGCCAGAGAACGCAGCTTCCACGGTGGTCAATGATATCACCCTGTATTTACCGCTGGAAGGCATGCTTGATATTGCGGCTGAATGTGAGCGACTGCAAAAAGAACAGGCTAAAATTGCAGATCGCATCAGTGGCGTGGAGAAAAAGCTGGCTAACGAAGGGTTTGTCAGCAAAGCACCGGAGCAAGTGGTTCAGCGGGAACGAGAACGTCTGGAACAGTTGCAAGCGGAAAGCGCCCAAATTGCAGAGCAGATCAGCAATCTATGCGGGTAG
- a CDS encoding class I SAM-dependent methyltransferase, with product MDQQTTDFYDTIADYYPLFFRDWDVQLEREGLGLRAVFRGKGVVRILDVGCGPGTQAIPLAKLNYQVVATDPSPGMLRKAHDMAEAHGVADNINFERAGIAELMDTVVGPFDAIICKGNVLPHMLSDDEIETALLTFWELLRPGGTIVIGVRDFEAYLEHRPSFLPGLNHVDDDGKEFITYEIWEWEEGPPVIATQNLYITEGMPDHLMTIKRTVSFRPLSTDEIKVVLLELGYEDIAQQPDRMEQVITARKSLSGISKKR from the coding sequence ATGGACCAACAAACAACAGATTTTTACGACACCATCGCGGATTATTATCCGTTGTTCTTCCGCGATTGGGATGTTCAGCTAGAACGGGAAGGATTGGGCCTGAGGGCGGTCTTCCGCGGTAAAGGCGTCGTCCGTATTCTGGATGTCGGCTGTGGTCCGGGGACGCAAGCAATCCCACTAGCAAAGCTCAACTATCAGGTCGTCGCCACAGACCCCAGCCCCGGCATGCTACGGAAAGCACATGATATGGCAGAGGCACACGGCGTCGCAGATAACATTAATTTTGAGCGCGCTGGCATTGCCGAGCTGATGGATACCGTCGTTGGCCCTTTTGATGCCATCATCTGTAAAGGGAATGTGCTGCCGCATATGCTCAGCGATGATGAGATTGAAACGGCCCTGCTTACCTTCTGGGAGCTGCTGCGCCCAGGCGGCACAATCGTCATCGGTGTGCGCGATTTTGAAGCTTATTTAGAGCATCGTCCCAGCTTCTTACCTGGCCTGAACCACGTTGATGATGATGGCAAGGAATTCATCACTTATGAAATCTGGGAATGGGAAGAGGGGCCGCCTGTCATCGCCACACAGAATTTATACATCACAGAAGGCATGCCAGACCATCTCATGACGATTAAACGCACTGTCTCCTTCCGCCCACTCTCTACGGATGAAATCAAAGTCGTCCTGCTAGAACTAGGCTATGAGGACATCGCACAACAACCCGACCGTATGGAACAGGTCATCACCGCACGTAAATCGCTTTCAGGGATCAGCAAGAAGAGGTAA
- the udk gene encoding uridine kinase, with protein MSDDYSRPVTIGVAGGTGSGKTTVSNQILERVGSKHIAYIPHDAYYKDLSDLPLEDRRRINYDHPDSLDTQLMIEHIRKLQNSLPAEIPVYDFTQHLRTEEVHLITPQPIILVEGILIFVEREVRDLLDIKIYVDTDADIRFIRRLKRDIEERGRSADSVINQYLTTVRPMHLKFVEPTKRYADVIIPEGGFNFVAIDMIADRIRSMVNQRDKIE; from the coding sequence ATGAGTGATGATTACAGCCGCCCCGTCACAATCGGCGTTGCTGGTGGCACCGGTTCCGGCAAAACGACTGTTTCAAATCAAATCCTTGAGCGTGTCGGCAGCAAACATATCGCTTATATTCCACACGATGCCTACTACAAAGATTTGAGCGATCTACCGCTGGAAGATCGCAGGCGCATCAATTACGATCATCCCGATTCGCTTGATACCCAACTCATGATCGAGCACATCCGTAAGCTGCAAAACTCTCTCCCAGCAGAAATCCCTGTCTATGACTTCACACAACATCTTCGCACAGAAGAGGTACATCTCATCACACCGCAACCGATTATCCTGGTCGAAGGTATCCTCATTTTTGTGGAGCGCGAAGTCCGAGATTTGCTGGATATCAAAATCTATGTCGATACAGATGCTGATATTCGCTTTATCCGTCGACTTAAGCGCGACATCGAAGAACGTGGCCGCAGTGCGGATTCCGTCATCAACCAATATCTGACGACTGTGCGCCCAATGCATCTTAAATTCGTAGAACCCACCAAACGCTATGCGGATGTCATCATCCCCGAAGGCGGCTTTAACTTCGTTGCAATAGATATGATCGCGGATCGCATTCGCAGCATGGTCAACCAGCGCGATAAAATTGAGTAG